CGGAATCAGTTCGATCACGTAGGGACCATAGCGGCCGTTGCGGGCCACGATCGTCCGGCCGGTCTCGGGATCGGTGCCGAGCACGCGCTCCTCGGGGGCGGCGGTCTCCATCAGTTCCAGGGCCTTGGCGGCGGTGAGCTCGTCAGGGGCCAGATCCTCGGGGACGTTCGCCCGCTCGGGCTCGGTCCCTTCGGGGGCGTCGGCGGGCAGCGGCCGCTCCAGGTACGGGCCGAACTTGCCCACGCGCAGCACGATGCCGTCGGCAATCTCGATGGAGTTGATCGCCTTGGCATCGATCTCGCCAAGGTCGTTCACGATGGTGTGGAGGCCGGTTTCCACCCGGTCGCCGTAGTAGAACTGGTTCAGCCACTCCACACGGCCGGCTTCGCCGCGGGAAATGCGGTCCAGGTCCTCTTCGAGCTCGGCAGTGAAGTCGTAATCCACGTAGTCCGTGAAGTGTTCCTCCAGCAGGCGGACCACGGAGAACGCGATCCAGCTCGGCACCAGCGCCTGTCCGCGGCTGGTGACATAGCCGCGGTCCATGATGGTGGAGATGGTGGCAGCGTAGGTGGAGGGGCGGCCGATGCCGAGTTCTTCGAGCATCTTCACCAGCGACGCTTCAGTGAACCGGGGCGGCGGGGAGGTCTCATGGCCGCCGGCGGCGATGTCCGCAGCGGTCAGGGCGTCCTGGGCCTTCAGCACCGGCAGGCGGGCGCCTTCGGTGCCCTCGGCCTCGTCGTCCTCGCGGACGGCGTCGCGGCCCTCCTCGTAGGCAGCCATGAAGCCGCGGAAGGTGATGACGGTACCGGAGGCCGAGAACTCGGCGTCGCGGCCGTCAGTGGACACCCCGCCGATGCGCACGGAAGCGGTGGAACCCTTGGCGTCGGCCATCTGGGAGGCGACGGTGCGCTTCCAGATCAGCTCGTAAAGCCGGAACTCGTCGCCGCGCAGCGACGACGCGACCTGCGCCGGGGTCCGGAAGGAGTCGCCGGCGGGGCGGATGGCCTCGTGCGCTTCCTGGGCGTTCTTGGACTTGCCCTTGTACACGCGGCGGGCTTCGGGGACGTATTCGGGACCGTAAAGCTCCGAAGCCTGGCGGCGGGCCGCGTTGATGGCCTGGTCCGACAGCGCCGGGGAATCCGTACGCATATAGGTGATGTAACCGTTTTCATACAGCCGCTGGGCCACCTGCATGGTCACCCGCGAGGAGAAGCGCAGCTTGCGGCCGGCCTCCTGCTGCAGGGTGGAGGTGGTGAACGGGGCGGCCGGACGGCGGGTGTACGGCTTGGTGTCCACGGAACGGACGCTGAACGCGGCCGATTCCAGGCCGGCGGCAAGCGATACGGCCGCCGCTTCGTCCAGGTGCACGGCGGTCTTGGACTTCAGCTCACCGCGGTCGGTGAAATCCTTGCCGGTGGCCACGCGGGCGCCGTCGACGGCGACCAGGCGGGCCTTGAATTTCTCGGCGGCTTCGGTGGCGAAGGTTCCCACCAGGTCCCAGTACGACGCCGCGCGGAACGCCATGCGCTCCCGCTCGCGTTCCACCACGAGGCGGGTGGCGACGGACTGCACGCGCCCGGCGGACAGGCCGCGGGCGACCTTGCGCCAGAGCACCGGGGAAATCTCGTACCCGTACAACCGGTCAAGGATGCGCCGGGTTTCCTGGGCGTCCACCATGGCCACGTCAACGTCGCGCATTTCCAGCAGGGCACGCTGGATGGCTTCGCGGGTGATTTCCGGGAAGGTCAGCCGGTGGACCGGGACCTTGGGCTTGAGCACCTGCAGCAGGTGCCACGCAATGGCTTCACCTTCGCGGTCACCGTCAGTTGCGAGATAGAGCTCATCGGCGTCCTTCAGTGCGGCCTTGAGCTCAGCCACCTTCTTCCGCTTATCTGCGGACACCACGTAATACGGCTCGAAGTCGTTGTCGAGGTCGACGGCGAACTTGCCGACACCCGTCTTCTTCAGCTCGGCGGGCAGATCGGAGGGCTGCGGAAGATCGCGGATGTGACCCATCGATGCCGTCACCTCGAAGCCTTCGCCCAAGTACCCGGCGATGGTCTTGCCCTTGGCCGGAGACTCGACAATTACAAGCTTCTTGCCGGTCTTCTTGTCCGTTGCCTTAACTGGCACTGTTCTCCTACGTAACAAAGGTGGTTCAAATGAGTTTAGGGGCGCTTCGTTCCGGCGCTTTGGTGCATCCGCAGTCCGGTTCATCCACAGACAGTATGCGCGATGCCCCAGCACTAGGGTAACTGGAAAGCACCGCAGG
This window of the Arthrobacter sp. zg-Y919 genome carries:
- the topA gene encoding type I DNA topoisomerase: MPVKATDKKTGKKLVIVESPAKGKTIAGYLGEGFEVTASMGHIRDLPQPSDLPAELKKTGVGKFAVDLDNDFEPYYVVSADKRKKVAELKAALKDADELYLATDGDREGEAIAWHLLQVLKPKVPVHRLTFPEITREAIQRALLEMRDVDVAMVDAQETRRILDRLYGYEISPVLWRKVARGLSAGRVQSVATRLVVERERERMAFRAASYWDLVGTFATEAAEKFKARLVAVDGARVATGKDFTDRGELKSKTAVHLDEAAAVSLAAGLESAAFSVRSVDTKPYTRRPAAPFTTSTLQQEAGRKLRFSSRVTMQVAQRLYENGYITYMRTDSPALSDQAINAARRQASELYGPEYVPEARRVYKGKSKNAQEAHEAIRPAGDSFRTPAQVASSLRGDEFRLYELIWKRTVASQMADAKGSTASVRIGGVSTDGRDAEFSASGTVITFRGFMAAYEEGRDAVREDDEAEGTEGARLPVLKAQDALTAADIAAGGHETSPPPRFTEASLVKMLEELGIGRPSTYAATISTIMDRGYVTSRGQALVPSWIAFSVVRLLEEHFTDYVDYDFTAELEEDLDRISRGEAGRVEWLNQFYYGDRVETGLHTIVNDLGEIDAKAINSIEIADGIVLRVGKFGPYLERPLPADAPEGTEPERANVPEDLAPDELTAAKALELMETAAPEERVLGTDPETGRTIVARNGRYGPYVIELIPEITEEELANQPVEYYKNGKPKPPKKPVKAKPRTGSLFKSMSVETVTLDEALKLMKLPRVLGTDAEGNEITVQNGRFGPYLKKGTDSRSIGSEEEIFTITLEQALEIYSQPKQRGGRQAAAPLAEFGADPVSEKPIVVKDGRFGPYITDGITNITVPRSTAIEELTREQAIELLAEKREKGPAKKPVKKRAAPRKAAAKK